A part of Neovison vison isolate M4711 chromosome 6, ASM_NN_V1, whole genome shotgun sequence genomic DNA contains:
- the ATXN7 gene encoding ataxin-7 isoform X3 has protein sequence MEGDKKPLQNSPSSTRGLKAPLERRHSSSSKPSLAVPPSSVFSFFPSLSKSKGGSGSGSSRSSSGGVLSTSSLSSKLLKSPKEKFQLRGNTRPMHPIQQSRVPHGRIMTPSVKVEKIHPKMDGTLLKSAVGPTCPATVSSSVKPGLNCSSIPKPTLPSPGQILNGKGLPAPSTLEKKSEDNSNNRKFLNKRLSEREFDPDIHCGVIDLDTKKPCTRSLTCKTHSLTQRRAVQGRRKRFDVLLAEHKNKTREKESIRHPDSQQPTQPLRDPQPTPPRPSQEPHQNSHGVIPSESKPFVASKPKPHTPSLPRPPGCPAQQGGSAPIDPPPVHESPHPPLPATEPASRLSSEEGEGDDKEESVDKLDCHYSGHHPQPASFCTFGSRQIGRGYYVFDSRWNRLRCALNLMVEKHLNAQLWKKIPPVPTTTPPVSTRVPHRTNSVPTSQCGVSYLAGATVSASPVLLSSTCISPNSKSVPAHGTTLNAQPAASGAMDPVCSMQPRQVSSSSSSPSTPSSLSSVPSSPMSRKPQKLKSSKSLRPKEPSGNSTNCHNASSSTSGGSGKKRKNSSPLLVHSSSSSSSSSSSHSMESFRKNCVAHSGTPYPSTVASSHGVGLNCVVNKANSVSVRHEQSGRGPPGGSPAESIKRMSVMVNSSDSTLSLGPFIHQSSELPVNSHGSYSHSHTPLERLIGKKRKCSPGSSSVNNSSSKPTKVAKLPAMNNVHMKHAGTSPGAQGLTNSSLLHQQVGPQKPSHVT, from the exons aaagaaGACATAGCTCATCCAGCAAGCCTTCTTTGGCTGTTCCTCCCAGTTCagtattttccttcttcccttctctgtccaAAAGCAAAGGTGGCAGTGGAAGTGGAAGCAGCCGTTCTTCCAGTGGAGGTGTTCTAAGCACATCCTCATTAAGTTCCAAGTTGCTGAAATCACCCAAAGAGAAGTTCCAGCTCAGGGGGAACACCAGGCCAATGCATCCCATTCAGCAAAGTAGAGTCCCCCATGGTAGAAT CATGACGCCCTCTGTCAAAGTGGAAAAGATTCATCCAAAGATGGATGGCACACTACTGAAATCTGCGGTGGGGCCCACCTGTCCTGCTACTGTGAGTTCCTCAGTCAAGCCTGGCCTTAACTGCTCCTCAATACCAAAGCCAACCTTGCCTTCACCTGGACAGATTCTGAATGGCAAAGGGCTTCCTGCAccatccactctggaaaagaagTCTGAAGATAATTCTAATAacaggaaatttttaaataagagattaTCAG aaagagagtttGACCCTGACATCCACTGTGGGGTCATCGACCTCGACACCAAGAAGCCCTGCACCCGGTCTTTGACATGCAAG ACACATTCCTTAACTCAGCGGAGGGCTGTCCAGGGTAGAAGAAAACGATTTGATGTGTTATTAGCCgagcacaaaaacaaaaccagggaaAAGGAATCGATTCGCCATCCGGACTCTCAGCAACCAACGCAGCCTCTCAGGGACCCGCAGCCCACCCCTCCCAGACCTTCCCAGGAGCCACACCAAAACTCTCACGGAGTGATTCCTTCTGAATCAAAGCCTTTCGTAGCTAGTAAACCTAAACCTCACACCCCCAGTCTTCCAAG GCCTCCAGGCTGCCCTGCTCAGCAAGGTGGGAGTGCCCCCATTGACCCTCCTCCAGTCCATGAatctccacaccctcccctgcctgccactgaGCCAGCTTCTCGGTTATCCAGTGAGGAGGGAGAAGGCGATGACAAAGAAGAGTCTGTTGACAAACTGGACTGTCATTATTCAGGTCATCATCCTCAGCCAGCATCT TTTTGCACATTCGGGAGCCGGCAGATTGGAAGAGGCTATTACGTGTTTGACTCCAGGTGGAACCGGCTTCGCTGCGCCCTCAACCTCATGGTGGAGAAGCATCTGAATGCGCAGCTGTGGAA GAAAATCCCGCCGGTGCCCACCACCACACCCCCCGTCTCTACACGTGTTCCTCATCGGACAAACTCTGTGCCGACGTCACAGTGTGGGGTCAGCTATCTGGCGGGAGCCACTGTGTCGGCCTCCCCCGTCCTGCTCTCGTCCACCTGCATCTCCCCGAACAGCAAATCGGTACCAGCTCATGGCACCACACTAAATGCGCAGCCCGCCGCCTCTGGGGCAATGGATCCCGTGTGCAGTATGCAACCCAGACAAGTGTCCTCTTCCTCCTCGTCCCCCTCCACGCCCTCAAGCCTATCCTCGGTGCCCTCGTCCCCTATGTCCAGGAAACCTCAGAAGTTGAAATCCAGCAAGTCTTTAAGGCCCAAGGAGCCTTCTGGTAACAGCACTAACTGTCACAACGCCAGTAGCAGTACCAGCGGTGGCTCAGGAAAGAAACGCAAAAACAGTTCCCCACTGTTAGttcactcttcctcctcctcctcctcctcctcttcttctcattCCATGGAGTCTTTTCGGAAAAACTGTGTGGCGCACTCTGGGACTCCCTACCCCTCCACGGTAGCATCTTCCCACGGCGTGGGCCTCAACTGTGTGGTAAATAAGGCAAACTCGGTGAGTGTCCGGCACGAGCAGTCAGGGAGGGGCCCCCCGGGGGGGAGCCCTGCCGAATCCATCAAGAGGATGAGTGTGATGGTGAACAGCAGTGACTCCACGCTTTCTCTTGGCCCATTCATTCACCAGTCCAGCGAGCTGCCCGTCAACTCCCACGGCAGCTACTCACACTCTCACACTCCTCTCGAGAGACTGATCGGAAAGAAACGGAAGTGCTCGCCCGGCTCCAGCAGCgtcaacaacagcagcagcaaaccCACAAAGGTTGCCAAATTGCCAGCCATGAACAACGTCCACATGAAACACGCGGGCACCAGCCCAGGGGCACAAGGACTGACGAACAGTTCCCTCCTTCATCAG CAGGTAGGGCCACAGAAGCCATCCCACGTGACGTGA